From the genome of Duffyella gerundensis, one region includes:
- a CDS encoding HlyD family type I secretion periplasmic adaptor subunit yields the protein MSLVLMDRKFKQNERRTSAIIWLCSAALALFLVWAHFAVLDEVTVGTGKVTPPSRAQVIESLDGGIVNELNVHEGDIVEKSQVLARLDPTRFQSNFGEAQAKARTLRASAERLRAELTGAPLQFSAETLKAPELVARESQLFESRRRNLTETVSNLQQSMKLVQDELRMTEPLVAKGAAGQVEVIRLRRQISDLRGKIDEAKNDYAVRAREEQVKNNADLDAQLQVLAGKEDQLTRATLYSPVRGIVKDIQVTTVGGVLQPGGKLMEIVPLEDQLLIEARINPRDIAYIRPGLAAVVKVTAYDSSIYGDLHGEVETVSPDTLQDEVKRDQYYYRVWVRTQKAELTNKAGRKFPIVPGMVANVEIKTGQKTVMDYLLKPLNKVKEAMRER from the coding sequence ATGAGCCTGGTGTTAATGGATCGCAAATTCAAACAGAACGAACGGCGGACGTCAGCCATTATCTGGCTGTGCAGCGCGGCGCTGGCGCTGTTTCTGGTGTGGGCGCATTTTGCCGTGCTGGATGAGGTGACGGTCGGCACCGGTAAGGTGACGCCGCCGAGCCGTGCGCAGGTGATCGAGAGCCTCGACGGCGGCATCGTCAATGAGCTAAACGTCCATGAAGGCGATATTGTGGAAAAATCGCAGGTGCTGGCACGGCTCGATCCCACCCGTTTTCAGTCCAACTTTGGCGAAGCGCAGGCCAAAGCGCGTACCCTGCGCGCCTCGGCAGAACGGCTGCGTGCCGAGCTGACCGGTGCGCCGTTGCAGTTCAGCGCAGAAACGCTGAAGGCGCCGGAACTGGTGGCGCGCGAAAGCCAGCTGTTTGAATCGCGGCGGCGCAATCTCACTGAAACGGTCAGCAATTTACAGCAGTCGATGAAACTGGTGCAGGATGAGCTGCGTATGACTGAACCGCTGGTGGCGAAAGGCGCAGCGGGGCAGGTTGAGGTGATTCGCCTGCGCCGTCAGATCAGCGATCTGCGCGGCAAAATCGATGAGGCAAAAAACGACTACGCGGTACGCGCCAGGGAGGAGCAGGTGAAAAATAACGCCGATCTGGATGCCCAGTTGCAGGTGCTGGCCGGTAAAGAAGATCAACTGACGCGCGCCACGCTCTATTCACCGGTGCGCGGGATCGTCAAGGATATTCAGGTCACCACCGTTGGCGGCGTGCTGCAACCCGGCGGTAAGCTGATGGAGATTGTGCCGCTGGAAGATCAGCTGCTGATCGAAGCGCGCATCAATCCCCGTGATATCGCCTATATTCGCCCTGGCCTGGCGGCGGTGGTGAAAGTCACCGCGTATGATTCGTCGATTTACGGCGATCTGCATGGTGAAGTGGAAACCGTCTCGCCCGACACGCTGCAGGATGAGGTGAAGCGCGATCAATATTATTATCGCGTTTGGGTGCGCACGCAGAAAGCGGAGCTGACCAATAAAGCGGGGCGTAAATTTCCTATTGTGCCGGGCATGGTTGCCAACGTGGAAATTAAAACCGGGCAAAAAACGGTCATGGATTACCTGTTGAAACCGCTGAACAAAGTGAAAGAGGCGATGCGCGAACGCTGA
- the ompC gene encoding porin OmpC: protein MKLRVLSLMVPAMLIAGSAGAAEIYNKDGNKLDLFGKVDGLHYFSDNDGSDGDQSYVRFGFKGETQISNELTGYGQWEYQAALNNSEAQGTADSFTRVGFAGLKFGDAGSLDYGRNYGVIYDLGAWTDVLPEFGGDTYGADNFMYQRTNGVATYRNNNFFGLVDGWNFAVQYQGKNDNATEAAGGRDVLAQNGDGWGLSTTYDLGSGFGIGAAMFQSDRTNNQNGLGNNNTDIRGRGDKAEVYAGGLKYDANNVYLAATYSKSYNATRFGDSNDSDVYGYADKAENWELVAQYQFDFGLRPSLAYVSSRGTDIQGYGKQNLKKYIDVGATYYFNKNMSTYVDYQINMLDDNQFTDDAGINTDDVVGVGLVYQF, encoded by the coding sequence ATGAAACTTCGCGTTCTCTCCCTGATGGTCCCCGCGATGCTGATCGCTGGTTCAGCAGGCGCAGCTGAGATTTACAACAAAGATGGAAATAAGTTGGATCTCTTCGGCAAAGTAGACGGTTTGCACTATTTTTCCGATAACGACGGTTCTGACGGTGACCAATCTTATGTGCGCTTTGGCTTTAAAGGCGAAACGCAAATCTCTAACGAACTGACTGGCTACGGTCAGTGGGAATATCAGGCGGCGCTGAATAATTCTGAAGCCCAGGGCACCGCAGACAGCTTTACGCGTGTTGGCTTTGCCGGCCTGAAGTTCGGTGATGCGGGCTCGCTGGATTATGGCCGTAACTACGGCGTGATTTACGATCTGGGCGCGTGGACCGACGTGCTGCCTGAGTTCGGCGGCGACACCTACGGCGCGGATAACTTTATGTACCAGCGCACCAACGGCGTGGCGACCTACCGCAATAACAACTTCTTCGGCCTGGTTGATGGCTGGAACTTTGCGGTGCAGTATCAGGGTAAAAACGACAACGCGACCGAAGCGGCTGGCGGACGTGATGTACTGGCACAGAACGGTGATGGCTGGGGTCTGAGCACCACTTACGATCTCGGCTCTGGTTTCGGTATCGGCGCGGCGATGTTCCAGTCTGATCGTACCAACAATCAAAATGGCCTGGGCAACAACAACACCGATATTCGTGGCCGTGGCGACAAAGCGGAAGTCTATGCGGGCGGCCTGAAATATGACGCCAACAACGTCTACCTGGCAGCGACCTACAGCAAATCCTATAACGCTACCCGTTTCGGCGACAGCAACGACAGCGATGTTTACGGTTATGCAGACAAAGCGGAAAACTGGGAGCTGGTGGCACAGTATCAGTTCGATTTCGGCCTGCGTCCTTCTCTGGCCTACGTCTCCTCACGCGGTACCGACATTCAGGGTTACGGCAAGCAGAACCTGAAAAAGTATATCGATGTAGGCGCGACTTACTACTTCAACAAAAACATGTCGACCTATGTTGATTATCAAATCAACATGCTGGACGACAACCAGTTCACCGACGATGCCGGTATCAATACCGACGACGTGGTGGGTGTCGGCCTGGTTTACCAGTTCTGA
- a CDS encoding TolC family outer membrane protein: MINRLFACCCLGALICASAQPLLAATEPKAEFNWRAAPSEEQIASLTLRQAILRAFARNPKIAEAAAQIHVNEGDLDAAKSAWYPQISLQGSGGRSHQTDSSGSLNNSGSAGVTLSQLLYDFGRTGGAIDEQYALSDAYRFALYDTMTTVGQDTLQAYLQVKRYQALVTASQSNVKSLEHVRDIAKLRADAGLSSQSDVLQAETRIAGMHATLEQYRAQQRSALAQLTVLTGVVPVTLPELPEALLKQQITLDKIGYQDSAAVRSAQAKQMAAQQRIKQASSNHWPTIKVQAGRTRYENDSRSYWDDELQLQVEAPLYQGGLVNAKTRSAEGEREAAQAAIQQAKLDINQHASTAYADMIGAQQRQQAGEAQLASAEHTRNVYADEYKLSKRSLNDLLSVEQDVFQADSMRTSALYDGWDATVRYAAAVDNLLDIMGIDREKSSGTTLPSLN; encoded by the coding sequence ATGATCAACAGACTGTTTGCCTGCTGCTGCCTGGGCGCGCTGATCTGCGCGTCGGCTCAACCGTTACTGGCCGCAACAGAACCTAAAGCAGAGTTCAACTGGCGCGCCGCGCCGAGCGAGGAGCAAATAGCCTCGCTGACGCTGCGCCAGGCTATCCTCAGGGCCTTTGCCCGTAATCCCAAAATTGCCGAAGCGGCGGCGCAGATCCATGTCAATGAAGGCGATCTGGATGCGGCGAAAAGCGCCTGGTATCCGCAGATTTCGTTGCAGGGTTCTGGCGGTCGTTCTCATCAAACGGACTCGTCCGGCAGCCTGAATAACAGCGGCTCCGCGGGCGTCACGCTCAGCCAGCTGCTGTACGATTTTGGTCGTACCGGCGGCGCCATCGATGAACAGTACGCGCTCTCTGACGCCTACCGGTTCGCGCTTTACGACACCATGACCACCGTCGGCCAGGATACCTTACAGGCCTATCTGCAGGTGAAGCGCTATCAGGCGCTGGTCACCGCATCGCAGAGCAATGTGAAATCGCTGGAGCACGTGCGCGATATCGCCAAACTGCGCGCCGATGCCGGCCTCAGCTCGCAGTCAGACGTACTGCAGGCGGAAACGCGCATCGCCGGTATGCACGCCACGCTGGAGCAGTACCGCGCCCAGCAACGCTCGGCGCTGGCGCAGCTCACCGTGTTAACCGGCGTGGTGCCGGTCACGCTGCCGGAACTGCCCGAGGCGCTACTTAAACAGCAGATTACGCTGGATAAAATTGGCTATCAGGACAGCGCGGCGGTACGCAGCGCGCAGGCGAAACAGATGGCAGCGCAGCAGCGTATCAAGCAGGCCAGCTCTAATCACTGGCCGACCATCAAAGTGCAGGCGGGCCGCACCCGATATGAGAACGACAGCCGTTCATACTGGGACGATGAGCTGCAGCTGCAGGTGGAAGCGCCGCTCTATCAGGGCGGCCTGGTCAATGCCAAAACGCGTTCGGCAGAAGGCGAACGCGAAGCGGCACAGGCGGCCATCCAGCAAGCCAAACTCGATATTAATCAACACGCCTCTACCGCCTATGCCGACATGATCGGCGCCCAACAGCGTCAGCAGGCGGGCGAAGCTCAGCTGGCCAGCGCAGAACATACCCGCAACGTCTACGCCGATGAGTACAAGCTCAGCAAGCGCAGCCTGAACGATCTGCTCAGCGTAGAGCAGGATGTTTTTCAGGCGGACAGCATGCGCACCAGCGCGCTGTATGACGGCTGGGATGCCACGGTTCGTTACGCGGCGGCGGTCGATAATCTGCTCGATATCATGGGCATCGATCGTGAAAAGAGCAGCGGCACCACTTTACCTTCGCTGAACTAA
- a CDS encoding type I secretion system permease/ATPase, with protein sequence MTTQRATTENWIAAMLRVAARFGKPADGDTLRQQMRWFEQLTDAQQLERLAGLLGLHLTMTPRDKLRWHQEITPVVLALENGGVAVIEAIDGAGNARYWLSDGGDVVRETELASLLARAEPLVGVVGVAARGRDARIDEFVQPYQPHWFWRNFRGMGRRIAEISLASVVGNVLALAGILFSMQVYDRVIPAQSQPTLWVLFTGVLIAAAVEYLIRLMRTQVSDMMGKRIDLKVSSMLFARAMSIRNEARPKSTGSFISQLREIDQVRELLTSTTVGAAADMPFVILFLFIMGFIGGPLVIIPLLAIPLIVIPGLLVQIPMAKLAKEGLREGALRNAVLVETIEGVEDIKALQAEPYFQRQWEQTHEVSATIGMQQRLWGARLTGWASTVQQLTYAGMLVFGVYLVLAGDITTGTLVASSLLSSRTIAPLMQLTMVFSRWQHAKSAMNGLDELLKKPLDQQPEGEAAHCPTLTGHYDLRNVSYSYDEEKVKNVLTVGQLQIKPGERIALLGKVGAGKSTLLKLLAGQALATQGKVLVDGVDIARIDPVDLRRQLGWLSQDSRLFFGTLRQNLMLGNPHASEQEMLQALRISGALSLVQQDAASLDRVINEGGRGLSGGQRQMVMLSRMILRQPQVVLLDEPTASMDEQLEEHVIKQMDEWLRGRTLVLVTHRPALLKMVDRIVVMEGGRIIADGARDEILRRATPQPARGENA encoded by the coding sequence ATGACAACACAACGTGCAACCACCGAGAACTGGATCGCCGCCATGCTGCGCGTCGCGGCGCGCTTCGGTAAGCCAGCCGATGGTGACACCCTGCGCCAGCAGATGCGCTGGTTTGAGCAATTAACTGATGCGCAACAGCTGGAGCGCCTGGCAGGGCTGCTGGGCCTGCACCTCACCATGACGCCGCGCGACAAACTGCGCTGGCATCAGGAAATTACGCCGGTGGTGCTGGCGCTGGAAAACGGCGGCGTGGCGGTGATTGAAGCCATTGATGGCGCAGGTAACGCGCGCTACTGGCTTAGCGACGGCGGCGACGTGGTGCGGGAAACCGAACTGGCCAGCCTGCTGGCGCGCGCGGAGCCGCTGGTCGGCGTGGTCGGCGTGGCCGCCCGCGGTCGTGACGCACGCATCGATGAATTTGTGCAGCCCTATCAGCCGCACTGGTTCTGGCGCAATTTTCGCGGTATGGGGCGGCGCATTGCCGAGATCTCGCTCGCCTCGGTGGTCGGCAACGTGCTGGCGCTGGCGGGCATTCTGTTTTCGATGCAGGTCTATGACCGCGTGATCCCGGCGCAGTCGCAGCCAACATTATGGGTGCTGTTTACCGGCGTGCTGATTGCCGCCGCGGTGGAATACCTGATTCGCCTGATGCGCACGCAGGTGTCTGACATGATGGGCAAGCGCATCGATCTGAAAGTCTCTTCCATGCTGTTTGCCCGGGCAATGAGCATCCGTAACGAGGCGCGGCCTAAATCCACCGGCTCTTTTATTTCTCAGCTGCGTGAAATCGATCAGGTGCGTGAACTGCTGACCTCCACCACCGTCGGCGCGGCGGCAGATATGCCGTTTGTGATTCTGTTTCTGTTTATCATGGGCTTTATCGGCGGCCCGCTGGTGATCATCCCGCTGCTGGCGATTCCGCTGATTGTGATTCCCGGTCTGCTGGTGCAGATCCCGATGGCGAAACTGGCGAAAGAGGGGCTGCGCGAAGGTGCACTGCGCAACGCGGTGCTGGTGGAAACCATTGAGGGCGTTGAGGATATCAAGGCGCTACAGGCGGAACCTTACTTCCAGCGGCAGTGGGAACAGACGCACGAGGTTAGCGCCACGATCGGCATGCAGCAGCGACTGTGGGGCGCGCGGCTCACCGGCTGGGCTTCAACCGTGCAGCAGCTGACCTACGCCGGCATGCTGGTGTTTGGCGTTTATCTGGTGCTGGCGGGGGATATCACCACCGGTACGCTGGTGGCCAGCAGCCTGCTCTCCTCGCGCACCATTGCGCCGCTGATGCAGCTGACCATGGTGTTTTCGCGCTGGCAGCATGCCAAAAGCGCGATGAACGGGCTGGATGAACTGCTGAAAAAGCCGCTGGATCAACAGCCGGAAGGCGAAGCGGCACACTGCCCAACGCTGACCGGCCATTACGACCTGCGCAACGTCAGCTACAGCTACGATGAAGAGAAAGTTAAAAATGTGCTCACCGTCGGCCAGTTGCAGATTAAGCCGGGCGAACGTATTGCGCTGCTGGGCAAGGTGGGCGCAGGCAAATCGACGCTGCTGAAGCTGTTGGCCGGACAGGCGCTGGCGACTCAGGGCAAGGTGCTGGTAGATGGCGTCGACATTGCGCGCATCGATCCGGTGGATCTGCGTCGTCAGCTTGGCTGGCTGTCGCAGGATTCGCGGCTCTTCTTCGGCACGCTGCGGCAGAATCTGATGCTGGGTAATCCGCACGCCAGCGAGCAGGAGATGCTACAGGCGCTGCGCATCAGCGGCGCGCTGAGCCTGGTGCAGCAGGATGCCGCCAGCCTCGATCGGGTGATCAACGAAGGTGGCCGCGGACTCTCCGGCGGCCAGCGGCAAATGGTGATGCTCAGTCGCATGATCCTGCGCCAGCCACAGGTGGTATTGCTTGATGAGCCGACCGCATCGATGGATGAGCAGTTGGAAGAGCATGTGATCAAACAGATGGATGAATGGCTGCGTGGCCGCACGCTGGTGTTGGTGACGCACAGACCGGCGCTGCTAAAAATGGTAGATCGTATTGTGGTGATGGAAGGAGGCAGAATTATTGCTGACGGCGCCCGCGATGAGATCCTGCGCCGTGCCACGCCGCAACCCGCACGGGGAGAAAACGCATGA